One genomic segment of Tripterygium wilfordii isolate XIE 37 chromosome 9, ASM1340144v1, whole genome shotgun sequence includes these proteins:
- the LOC120006279 gene encoding uncharacterized protein LOC120006279 gives MVKSYKKTLALGHGLGSKETDKIIKKTLAKRTRKVADYKPQYRSNLQSVIREIESLSFRKAHLTELKKTPFWYLIHSIINNKLDKHKCRKSDDAIIDLIFFFDAKSRTFYINKKKLNITSDDIRLIFGIRDGGNIIDFGKRTKKIPTEFVRRRFEKCDRLTKVIISDALKLAIQGRQQNDIEDVARLLTLHILVSLFVPNKAQSLGWTYIEYVEDITNVTTYDWSMHILECLYMSLCANANNPTDVTGCVMSLPFWLCEHVEIIEPMEQEAFPRCLKWDLRKLMKTLKEIDLQKIGKNKVSGGDIKITKFEKDLMKTNPEEERDSGDEETVSKEESKLGGGKEEQGGEKEGEEESAQEDNELMKISGENRREYEDIRGGEIEEIGEERGVNQDSGLIKLYEVAQHVENTEEKQNEAQSKIQELEKELKALKAREIDLEKQLAESMSNLEKKDKEHQDALMKLASL, from the exons ATGGTGAAAAGTTACAAGAAAACGCTAGCTCTTGGACATGGTTTAGGTTCTAAG GAAACTGACAAGATAATAAAGAAAACACTGGCCAAGAGGACAAGGAAAGTTGCTGATTATAAACCACAATACCGGTCGAATCTGCAATCAGTAATAAGGGAGATTGAAAGTCTGTCCTTCAGAAAAGCCCACTTGACCGAGCTTAAGAAAACACCATTCTGGTACCTTATACAcagcatcatcaacaacaagctCGACAAGCATAAGTGCAGGAAGAGCGATGATGCCATTATTGATCTCATATTCTTTTTTGATGCCAAGTCAAGGACCTTTTATATCAACAAGAAAAAGTTGAATATAACAAGCGACGATATAAGGTTGATATTTGGTATTAGGGATGGAGGGAACATAATTGATTTTGGGAAAAGGACAAAGAAGATACCAACTGAATTTGTGAGACGAAGGTTTGAAAAATGCGACAGGCTGACAAAGGTAATAATTTCTGATGCACTAAAGTTGGCAATTCAAGGGAGgcaacaaaatgacattgaagaTGTTGCTAGGCTACTGACTCTCCATATTCTCGTCTCCCTCTTTGTCCCCAACAAAGCACAATCATTGGGGTGGACCTACATAGAGTATGTTGAAGATATAACCAACGTTACTACCTATGACTGGTCAATGCACATACTTGAATGCTTATATATGTCTCTATGCGCGAATGCAAACAATCCAACAGACGTCACCGGCTGTGTTATGTCCCTACCA TTTTGGTTGTGTGAGCATGTGGAAATCATTGAACCTATGGAGCAAGAAGCCTTCCCTCGATGTCTCAAGTGGGATCTGAGAAAACTAATGAAAACACTGAAGGAAATTGATCTTCAGAAAATTGGGAAAAACAAA GTAAGCGGAGGGgatataaaaataacaaaatttgaaaaggatttgatgaagacaaacccagaagaagaaagagactcTGGAGATGAAGAGACAGTCTCAAAGGAAGAGTCGAAGTTGGGAGGAGGAAAAGAAGAGCagggaggagaaaaagaaggagaagaagagtcAGCACAAGAAGACAATGAGTTAATGAAAATTTCAGGAGAAAATAGACGAGAATATGAAGATATAAGAGGAGGAGAAATAGAAGAAATAGGAGAAGAAAGAGGAGTAAATCAGGACTCGGGACTCATTAAATTGTACGAGGTTGCACAACATGTGGAAAATACAGAAGAAAAGCAAAATGAGGCTCAATCTAAAATTCAAGAATTGGAAAAAGAACTAAAAGCCTTAAAAGCCAGAGAGATTGATTTAGAGAAACAACTGGCTGAAAGTATGTCAAACCTTGAAAAGAAGGACAAAGAGCATCAAGATGCACTCATGAAGCTGGCAAGcttataa
- the LOC120005210 gene encoding myb family transcription factor PHL7 isoform X2 has product MELMNGGNSLNNPSLASKQRLHWRHELHERFVDAVAQLGGPDRATPKGVLRVMGVQGLTIYHVKSHLQKYRLAKYVPDSSSDVDKKETGDILSDLDGSPGMQITEALKLQMEVQKRLHEQLEVQRQLQLRIDAQGKYLKKIIEEQRLSGVLAEAPGSGASARVSGDTCPESDKKTNPATPAPTLEFLLQDKAAKERAPGKTISFDNPYQSHHEPSTPDSGCNVGSPAESPKGERSWKKQRVSKSAAYAKPEMVHTPQILESSSSSSYRKPHCVFMTREHFDPSSRLSVGNEDYLGKVSGRDL; this is encoded by the exons ATGGAACTCATGAATGGAGGCAACAGTCTCAACAACCCTAGTCTGGCATCAAAGCAACGATTGCATTGGAGACATGAACTTCATGAACGGTTTGTTGATGCCGTAGCACAACTTGGTGGACCCGATA GGGCCACGCCCAAGGGTGTTCTTAGAGTCATGGGTGTGCAAGGTTTAACAATATACCATGTCAAAAGCCATCTACAG AAATACCGACTGGCAAAATATGTCCCTGACTCTTCATCTGATG TTGACAAGAAAGAAACTGGGGACATACTTTCTGATTTGGATGGTTCACC TGGGATGCAAATTACTGAAGCACTTAAGTTACAAATGGAGGTTCAAAAGCGACTTCATGAGCAATTGGAG GTGCAGAGACAACTGCAGTTGCGGATCGACGCCCAGGGGAAGtacttgaaaaaaattattgaagagCAACGACTCAGTGGAGTTCTCGCTGAAGCTCCTGGCTCAGGGGCCTCAGCCCGAGTATCAGGTGACACCTGTCCAGAATCTGACAAAAAGACAAACCCAGCAACCCCTGCCCCAACTTTGGAGTTTCTCCTCCAAGATAAGGCTGCAAAGGAACGTGCACCCGGGAAAACTATTTCGTTTGATAATCCTTACCAGTCGCACCATGAACCCTCGACTCCAGATTCAGGCTGCAACGTTGGTTCACCGGCTGAAAGCCCCAAAGGTGAGAGGTCATGGAAGAAACAAAGAGTGAGCAAGAGTGCAGCATATGCTAAACCAGAGATGGTGCATACGCCCCAGATACTAGAGTCGAGCTCAAGCTCCTCCTACCGGAAACCACACTGTGTGTTTATGACTAGGGAGCACTTTGATCCCTCATCAAGATTATCAGTTGGAAATGAAGATTACCTGGGGAAAGTGTCAGGCCGTGATCTGTAA
- the LOC120005210 gene encoding myb family transcription factor PHL7 isoform X1 encodes MELMNGGNSLNNPSLASKQRLHWRHELHERFVDAVAQLGGPDRATPKGVLRVMGVQGLTIYHVKSHLQKYRLAKYVPDSSSDGQKVDKKETGDILSDLDGSPGMQITEALKLQMEVQKRLHEQLEVQRQLQLRIDAQGKYLKKIIEEQRLSGVLAEAPGSGASARVSGDTCPESDKKTNPATPAPTLEFLLQDKAAKERAPGKTISFDNPYQSHHEPSTPDSGCNVGSPAESPKGERSWKKQRVSKSAAYAKPEMVHTPQILESSSSSSYRKPHCVFMTREHFDPSSRLSVGNEDYLGKVSGRDL; translated from the exons ATGGAACTCATGAATGGAGGCAACAGTCTCAACAACCCTAGTCTGGCATCAAAGCAACGATTGCATTGGAGACATGAACTTCATGAACGGTTTGTTGATGCCGTAGCACAACTTGGTGGACCCGATA GGGCCACGCCCAAGGGTGTTCTTAGAGTCATGGGTGTGCAAGGTTTAACAATATACCATGTCAAAAGCCATCTACAG AAATACCGACTGGCAAAATATGTCCCTGACTCTTCATCTGATG GACAAAAAGTTGACAAGAAAGAAACTGGGGACATACTTTCTGATTTGGATGGTTCACC TGGGATGCAAATTACTGAAGCACTTAAGTTACAAATGGAGGTTCAAAAGCGACTTCATGAGCAATTGGAG GTGCAGAGACAACTGCAGTTGCGGATCGACGCCCAGGGGAAGtacttgaaaaaaattattgaagagCAACGACTCAGTGGAGTTCTCGCTGAAGCTCCTGGCTCAGGGGCCTCAGCCCGAGTATCAGGTGACACCTGTCCAGAATCTGACAAAAAGACAAACCCAGCAACCCCTGCCCCAACTTTGGAGTTTCTCCTCCAAGATAAGGCTGCAAAGGAACGTGCACCCGGGAAAACTATTTCGTTTGATAATCCTTACCAGTCGCACCATGAACCCTCGACTCCAGATTCAGGCTGCAACGTTGGTTCACCGGCTGAAAGCCCCAAAGGTGAGAGGTCATGGAAGAAACAAAGAGTGAGCAAGAGTGCAGCATATGCTAAACCAGAGATGGTGCATACGCCCCAGATACTAGAGTCGAGCTCAAGCTCCTCCTACCGGAAACCACACTGTGTGTTTATGACTAGGGAGCACTTTGATCCCTCATCAAGATTATCAGTTGGAAATGAAGATTACCTGGGGAAAGTGTCAGGCCGTGATCTGTAA